A single genomic interval of Leishmania panamensis strain MHOM/PA/94/PSC-1 chromosome 25 sequence harbors:
- a CDS encoding hypothetical protein (TriTrypDB/GeneDB-style sysID: LpmP.25.1920): MSNIKKVQTEADRLLKKVNEGLDAYDELHEKLANAPNASAKERLEGDLKRELKKLQRHREAMKTFMQNDDYKEKTKMQVSRKKIEERMETFRAIEREMKTKAFSNEGLASAALERADSATEQWLKDAIEEGRKKIELLEYEVQKANNGRVRRGKQQQQKSEYQIRLENLQTHFFKWESLLRMVNNEELDTDEVDDLQEPIQKVLEDDVELEVMEDMSIYDTFDIPEPKAKSVVPFDVSDYEEKKVQSPKTTTKAKTPMSTVQAKPSPFITSLKEMVASPAAAKASSLTPVSPSILQPMSAQASQQLSHVVSSLADNDNGEEEPVPEWMDDDMDTANDDTFGDEAMTGGGTIGSLAEMASVTNKVVQDWEKPQKPIESPEPRTVKVSDTGHATLGERPKLTLPAAAPTPNAWERRAAEQQSRQKAQQQQQQQQQQKNASNAALPVTPSWPSAAAAEASELEAVATPLVAPAATSPSTPASSTHTDPIQSFPPIPGAAPGSKFTPKKIHELLDMSLGNLPHTLDVQRQRPYEPPNAIDAISYFPQEVLPVLSSKDVYHHMDLDTLFFIFYYHQKSYQQYFAAKELKARSYRYHTKQQRWYQRLERPQTTTETEERGSYTFFDFEEKWDHDRIDDFLFEYKYLENELH; encoded by the coding sequence ATGTCGAACATCAAGAAGGTGCAAACAGAGGCGGACCGCCTCCTTAAGAAGGTAAATGAGGGCCTCGACGCGTACGACGAGCTGCACGAGAAGCTAGCCAACGCGCCCAACGCGAGCGCCAAGGAGCGCCTCGAGGGAGATCTGAAGCGGGAACTGAAGAAGCTACAGCGGCACCGCGAAGCCATGAAAACCTTCATGCAGAACGACGACTACaaggagaaaacgaagaTGCAAGTGTCGCGCAAGAAGATCGAGGAGCGCATGGAGACGTTTCGTGCTATCGAGCGGGAAATGAAGACAAAGGCCTTCAGCAACGAAGGATTAGCCTCTGCCGCGCTGGAGAGGGCCGACTCGGCCACGGAGCAGTGGCTGAAAGACGCGATTGAGGAGGGCCGCAAGAAGATAGAGCTGCTCGAGTACGAGGTGCAGAAGGCGAACAACGGCCGTGTACGACGtgggaagcagcagcagcagaagtcCGAGTACCAAATACGTCTCGAGAACCTGCAGACTCATTTCTTCAAGTGGGAGTCACTGCTGCGCATGGTGAACAACGAGGAGCTCGACACCGATGAGGTGGATGACCTGCAGGAGCCAATTCAGAAGGTGCTCGAGGATGACGTGGAGTTGGAGGTAATGGAGGACATGTCCATCTACGACACCTTCGACATACCGGAGCCAAAGGCAAAGTCCGTAGTTCCCTTCGACGTTAGCGATtacgaggagaagaaggtaCAATCACCGAAGACGACGACCAAAGCTAAGACGCCAATGTCCACGGTGCAGGCCAAGCCCAGCCCGTTCATCACCTCCCTGAAGGAAATGGTGGCGTCGCCGGCCGCGGCCAAGGCTTCGTCCCTTACCCCGGTCTCCCCGTCGATACTGCAACCGATGTCCGCGCAAgcctcgcagcagctgtcCCACGTTGTAAGCAGTCTAGCAGACAACGacaacggcgaggaggagccaGTGCCTGAGTGGATGGACGACGACATGGACACCGCCAACGACGACACCTTTGGCGATGAAGCCATGACTGGCGGGGGCACGATCGGCTCTCTCGCTGAAATGGCCTCAGTGACGAACAAAGTGGTGCAGGACTGGGAAAAGCCGCAGAAGCCCATAGAGTCGCCGGAACCGAGGACGGTGAAGGTATCCGACACCGGCCACGCAACACTGGGGGAGAGGCCAAAGCTGACTCTgcccgccgcggcgccgacacCGAACGCGTGGGAACGACGTGCCGCCGAGCAGCAAAGCCGACAaaaggcacagcagcagcagcaacagcaacagcagcagaagaacgCCTCCAATGCTGCCTTACCGGTGACGCCATCCTGGCCatccgctgcggctgccgaaGCGAGTGAGCTGGAGGCAGTGGCGACTCCGCTGGTTGCCCCAGCGGCAACTTCTCCGTCGACTCCGGCCAGCAGCACTCACACAGACCCCATCCAGTCCTTCCCGCCGATTCCTGGTGCCGCTCCCGGCTCCAAGTTCACACCCAAGAAGATCCACGAACTCTTGGATATGTCGCTTGGCAACCTGCCGCACACGCTTGAcgtgcagcgacagcgccctTATGAGCCGCCGAACGCAATTGACGCGATCTCGTACTTTCCCCAGGAGGTGTTGCCGGTGCTGTCAAGCAAGGACGTCTATCATCACATGGACCTCGACACGCTTTTCTTCATCTTTTACTATCACCAGAAGTCGTATCAGCAGTACTTTGCTGCCAAGGAGCTCAAGGCTCGCTCCTATCGCTACCacacgaagcagcagcggtggtaccAGCGGCTAGAGAGGCCGCAGACGACGACAGAGACGGAGGAACGCGGCTCATACACCTTCTTCGACTTTGAGGAGAAGTGGGACCACGACCGCATCGACGACTTCCTCTTCGAGTACAAATACCTCGAGAATGAGCTTCACTGA
- a CDS encoding hypothetical protein (TriTrypDB/GeneDB-style sysID: LpmP.25.1940), which produces MDEIHYRKMERPWEIVPRYAKKRVTDLVGILSSADRMEIEQIIDKMQSLCKTDMHVVLVPTVGYTTPKAFANSIFFNWAIGEPNGNGLLLLIAQREATVQLISGLSIEEYFDNHFLAPAVCEVFQPLVRDGKPSQATVQLVYAIARQALEMHTRWEKGLLALPTRNKVRFVGKTMRYGMRQVPYLVVGVLFFTACTVWLVSQLLDTVCPKCHHLMSRVRDDATLQRLMTRGQHLELINGCAYYRVWKCPYCAEGHSVVLCSRDMHQNSKCLQCMDCQYYTCGLEREIIKLPSKHEDGLKKLTYSCANCHIGREVLLPLYRPVEMDTEKPWYDFLVEGSQAQTKASVNLKL; this is translated from the coding sequence ATGGACGAGATCCACTACCGCAAGATGGAAAGGCCGTGGGAAATCGTGCCGCGGTATGCGAAGAAACGCGTGACGGACCTCGTCGGCATTCTCAGCTCTGCGGACCGGATGGAGATTGAGCAGATAATTGACAAGATGCAATCGCTGTGCAAGACGGACATGCACGTGGTGCTCGTGCCGACAGTGGGCTACACCACCCCCAAAGCCTTCGCGAACTCGATTTTCTTCAATTGGGCCATCGGAGAGCCCAATGGCAacggcctgctgctccttaTTGCACAACGGGAGGCGACAGTGCAGCTCATCAGTGGCTTGTCCATTGAGGAGTACTTCGACAATCACTTCCTCGCACCCGCCGTGTGCGAGGTGTTTCAGCCGCTTGTGCGCGATGGCAAGCCAAGCCAGGCGACGGTGCAGCTCGTGTACGCAATCGCACGGCAGGCGCTGGAAATGCACACGCGGTGGGAGAAGgggctgctggcgctgccaaCACGCAACAAGGTCCGCTTCGTTGGCAAGACAATGCGCTACGGGATGAGGCAGGTGCCTTACCTTGTCGTCggtgtgctcttcttcacggCCTGCACGGTGTGGCTCGTGAGCCAGCTGCTCGACACGGTGTGTCCGAAGTGTCATCACCTCATGAGCCGCGTCCGCGATGACGCTACGCTGCAGAGGCTGATGACGCGAGGTCAGCACCTGGAGCTGATCAACGGATGCGCCTACTACCGTGTGTGGAAGTGCCCCTACTGCGCTGAGGGTCACAGCGTCGTGCTCTGCTCGCGCGACATGCACCAGAACAGCAAGTGCCTGCAATGCATGGACTGCCAGTACTACACGTGTGGCTTGGAAAGGGAGATTATCAAGCTGCCGTCGAAGCACGAGGATGGGTTGAAGAAGCTTACGTACAGCTGCGCTAACTGCCACATCGGacgcgaggtgctgctgccgctgtacAGGCCAGTTGAGATGGACACTGAGAAGCCGTGGTATGACTTCCTTGTCGAGGGCAGTCAGGCGCAAACGAAAGCGAGTGTGAACCTCAAGCTCTAG
- a CDS encoding hypothetical protein (TriTrypDB/GeneDB-style sysID: LpmP.25.1950), giving the protein MPPFPSHPSLAFSPHLPHSPPLIIMMLLVNIKLTSHHTHLEAHSACARLSLMDTRRSAAAAPSLILIDMGAPLQECLRRLHAQTVRVAATLAAEQQDTLLSGMKMPSVATLLSEYRTVASDTLNCSGNHTAQLRRRIALKLQRLRKEQHIDLCSPTAFADEIHSLVAALPAMPAKGKARSEALGDYAVAPTRAPLLPPPSGDVLVTQREDEDDDIFGWVTQHLSESPHPATAPAECTASPPRATTAAAVDTTAVTAHEAQNDEGAAESLLRRIACDLADVVECKGRYAATVEGVHQQLMTLRRYAESLLIVCEGDGRSMPDSLGARMRHLLAYQPSHTVSSEAEQQVWQRAWKEVGCNTAPALEVGTPVETIDVAVLARANIQRYEALQRRWLAVRQAYETHLVQLNQQMALAALQLDEMEAMRKSM; this is encoded by the coding sequence ATGCCTCCCTTTCCATCTCACCCCTCCCTTGCCTTTTCGCCCCATCTCCcccattccccccccctcatcatCATGATGCTCCTCGTCAACATCAAACTCACATCACATCACACACACTTAGAGGCACACTCAGCGTGCGCGAGATTAAGCTTGATGGACACTCGCAGgtcggctgcggctgccccaTCCCTCATCCTCATAGACATGGGGGCGCCACTCCAGGAAtgtctgcggcggctgcatgCACAGACAGTGCGCGTAGCAGCCACGCTCGCTGCTGAACAACAGGATACACTGCTCAGTGGCATGAAAATGCCGTCGGTAGCAACACTTCTCTCCGAGTACCGTACAGTGGCCTCCGACACCCTCAACTGTAGTGGCAATCACaccgcgcagctccgccgccgcatcgcgcTGAAGCTACAGCGGCTACGGAAAGAGCAGCACATCGACCTGTGCTCCCCTACTGCGTTCGCCGACGAAATCCACAGCTTGGTCGCAGCACTACCAGCAATGCCAGCAAAGGGGAAAGCGCGGAGCGAGGCGTTGGGCGATTATGCCGTGGCACCCACCCGCGCACCCCTGCTTCCCCCGCCCTCGGGTGACGTGTTGGTGACACAAAGGGAGGATGAAGATGACGACATATTCGGCTGGGTGACGCAGCACCTCAGCGAGTCACCGCATCCCGCTACGGCGCCAGCAGAATgcaccgcctcgcctccACGCGCCACgacagctgcggcggtggacACGACCGCAGTCACAGCACACGAGGCTCAGAACGACGAAGGTGCCGCTGAatctctgctgcgccgcatcgcctgCGACCTTGCGGACGTGGTGGAGTGCAAGGGCCGTTATGCTGCGACCGTCGAAGGCGTTCATCAGCAGCTGATGACACTGCGGCGCTACGCAGAGAGTCTCTTGATAGTGTGCGAGGGCGACGGCCGCAGCATGCCGGACAGCCTCGGTGCGCGGATGCGTCATCTCCTCGCCTATCAGCCCTCACACACCGTCTCCTCAGAGGCGGAGCAACAAGTCTGGCAACGTGCGTGGAAGGAAGTGGGGTGCAACACTGCACCTGCGCTGGAAGTTGGCACACCTGTCGAGACGATTGACGTGGCAGTACTGGCGCGCGCCAACATACAGCGCTACGAGgccctgcagcggcgctggctggcggtgcggcaggcgTACGAGACGCACTTGGTGCAGCTCAACCAGCAAATGGCGCTGGCGGCCCTTCAGCTGGACGAGATGGAGGCCATGCGTAAGTCGATGTAA
- a CDS encoding hypothetical protein (TriTrypDB/GeneDB-style sysID: LpmP.25.1930) has product MFPTDRLPTPADMVRLQAFRANGRAEAELATDAYLHSLMKRRNDSVAELLTLYTSPEDAHKVYPDPPPSLFQAADDASLVDKVAAAAAATSTSGPSSGATAQALKKTRREKVTEALSASSSVAAAGPSITRLVSAAEGSPAAAFVDGVERVDYLGKSFLEPPSSVLEHEQSTKQKACKPPRTMRGVFKVPEGYESAASADSAAGSSSHLVDQGVSIGGERRSGKASGVQQLCWAPPAYGHLLFSGDIGGECRLWNSSTRQLLATFAAHTQPIKSLEVTTNAAVMSTGSVDGTVALWDVESGTCAHVLTNPDRLPVVQHLHHPSNEAHLLLAAVDKKVVLYDVRVGCSKYQREYTGHMGTIFNLTLLSDGSKMLTTSEDRTLRTWDYRSPVQIKQFADAAMHAITHVLHHPTQPEFLAAQSLNNKVIVFRDDGGGRLRLLHDREFTGHTISGTRCQLGFSHDGRYLSSGDIGGKLYVWDWATKKLEKSFKAHAQMLVSHLWHPIEPTKVVTAAWDGHVKCWV; this is encoded by the coding sequence ATGTTCCCCACGGATCGACTCCCCACGCCGGCGGACATGGTCCGGTTGCAGGCCTTCAGAGCCAACGGCCGGGCTGAGGCAGAGTTGGCAACAGACGCGTACCTGCACTCCCTCATGAAGCGCCGCAACGACAGCGTTGCGGAGCTTCTCACGCTGTACACCAGCCCAGAAGATGCTCACAAGGTGTACCCCGACCCGCCACCCTCACTGTTTCAAGCTGCTGATGACGCATCCTTGGTTGacaaggtggcggcggcggcggcggcaacaagCACCAGTGGCCCAtccagcggcgccaccgcgcaaGCTCTCAAGAAGACTCGACGTGAGAAGGTCACGGAGGCGCTCAGTGCAtcctcctctgtcgccgcagcagggccaTCCATTACTCGTCTTGTGTCCGCCGCGGAGGGGTCGCCGGCGGCCGCCTTTGTGGATGGCGTAGAGCGAGTCGACTACCTCGGCAAGTCCTTCTTAGAACCGCCATCGAGTGTGCTGGAGCACGAGCAGTCGACGAAGCAGAAGGCATGCAAGCCGCCCCGCACGATGCGCGGCGTATTCAAAGTACCAGAGGGCTATGAATCCGCTGCGAGCGCCGACTCCGCGGCGGGATCGTCTTCGCACCTGGTGGACCAGGGTGTTAGCATAGGCGGTGAGCGACGCTCCGGCAAAGCGTctggtgtgcagcagctctgctgGGCTCCGCCTGCCTATGGGcatcttctcttctctggcGACATAGGAGGGGAGTGCCGGTTGTGGAACTCCTCGACGCGCCAGCTGCTCGCCACCTTCGCGGCGCACACGCAACCCATTAAGAGCCTCGAGGTGACCACAAACGCGGCGGTTATGTCGACTGGCTCAGTGGACGGCACTGTGGCCTTGTGGGACGTCGAGAGCGGCACCTGTGCGCATGTGCTAACCAATCCGGATCGCCTCCCTGTCGTACAGCACCTTCATCATCCCTCCAACGAGGCGCACCTTCTGTTGGCCGCCGTGGACAAGAAAGTGGTTCTCTACGACGTGCGCGTGGGCTGCAGCAAGTACCAGCGCGAGTACACGGGGCACATGGGCACCATCTTCAACCTTACGCTGCTGAGCGACGGCAGCAAGATGCTCACCACCTCGGAAGACAGGACGCTGCGCACGTGGGACTATCGAAGTCCGGTGCAAATCAAACAGTTTGCTGATGCAGCGATGCATGCCATCACGCACGTACTGCACCACCCAACGCAGCCAGAGTTCCTCGCCGCACAGTCGCTCAACAACAAGGTGATTGTCTTCCgcgacgacggtggtggtcgcCTGCGACTCCTGCACGACCGCGAGTTTACCGGCCACACCATTTCGGGCACGCGATGTCAATTGGGCTTCAGCCACGATGGCCGGTACCTGTCGAGCGGCGACATCGGCGGCAAGCTATACGTGTGGGACTGGGCAACAAAGAAGCTGGAGAAGTCCTTCAAGGCCCACGCGCAGATGCTAGTGTCGCACCTATGGCACCCAATCGAGCCCACTAAGGTGGTGACGGCTGCCTGGGATGGCCACGTAAAGTGCTGGGTATGA